Proteins co-encoded in one Eremothecium sinecaudum strain ATCC 58844 chromosome VI, complete sequence genomic window:
- the ARP3 gene encoding actin-related protein 3 (Syntenic homolog of Ashbya gossypii AFR419C; Syntenic homolog of Saccharomyces cerevisiae YJR065C (ARP3)), producing the protein MSYITNPAIIMDNGTGLTKLGFAGNDIPSWVFPTAIATAQHSKAGSNPTGGNSQSQVGISAGAQSAYFGNATSTTAFSNLASTTLLSNNLSGKRGTEDLDFFIGNEALAAAQGPSYSLSYPVKHGQVENWSHMERFWENSIFKYLRAEPEDHYFLLTEPPLNPPENREQVAEIFFESFNCAGLYIAVQAVLALAASWTSSKVTDRSLTGTVIDSGDGVTHVIPVAEGYVVGSAIKNIPIAGRDITLFIQSLLRERGEADTSLRTAERIKQEYCYVCPDMVKEFNKFDRDADKFAKLIVENQENTQRKIVDIGYERFLAPEIFFNPEIASSDFLTPLPTIVDQTIQACPIDVRKGLYNNIVLSGGSTMFKDFGRRLQRDLRSIVNNRIAQSELLSGTKSTGVDVQVISHRRQRNAVWFGGSLLAQTAEFKSHCHNKRDYEEYGPAIVRNFSLFNMV; encoded by the coding sequence ATGTCGTACATTACCAATCCTGCCATTATTATGGATAATGGTACTGGTTTAACCAAGCTGGGATTTGCAGGAAACGACATTCCCTCATGGGTTTTCCCAACAGCAATTGCCACTGCGCAGCATTCAAAAGCCGGCTCTAATCCTACAGGTGGGAATTCTCAGTCTCAGGTGGGAATTAGCGCTGGTGCACAGTCAGCATACTTTGGAAATGCGACCTCTACAACCGCTTTTAGTAACTTAGCCTCTACTACGTTATTGTCCAATAACTTGTCTGGAAAGAGGGGAACCGAGGATTTAGACTTCTTTATCGGGAATGAGGCTCTTGCAGCAGCTCAGGGTCCTTCATATTCTTTAAGTTATCCAGTTAAGCATGGTCAGGTCGAGAATTGGAGCCATATGGAAAGATTTTGGGAGAACTCGATATTCAAATACTTGAGAGCAGAACCTGAGGACCACTACTTCTTGTTAACAGAACCACCACTTAATCCCCCTGAGAACAGGGAACAAGTTGCTGAAATTTTCTTTGAGTCTTTTAACTGTGCAGGTTTGTACATTGCAGTACAGGCAGTTCTTGCACTAGCTGCATCTTGGACTTCGTCTAAGGTCACCGATCGGTCGCTAACAGGTACGGTGATTGATTCTGGTGATGGTGTCACTCACGTTATTCCCGTTGCTGAAGGTTATGTGGTTGGTTCTGCTATAAAAAACATTCCTATCGCAGGTAGAGATATCACGTTGTTTATTCAATCATTATTAAGAGAGCGTGGTGAGGCTGACACATCGCTAAGAACTGCAGAACGTATAAAACAAGAATACTGCTATGTATGTCCTGATATGGTTAAAGAATTTAACAAGTTTGACAGAGACGCGGATAAATTTGCTAAACTAATAGTGGAGAACCAGGAAAACACTCAAAGAAAAATTGTTGATATTGGTTATGAACGTTTCTTGGCTCCGGAGATATTCTTCAACCCAGAAATTGCGTCATCCGACTTCCTCACTCCGCTTCCTACAATCGTTGACCAGACGATTCAAGCATGCCCAATCGACGTCCGTAAAGGTCTTTACAATAACATTGTTCTATCTGGAGGCTCTACAATGTTTAAAGACTTTGGTCGTCGTTTGCAAAGGGATTTGAGATCCATTGTTAATAATAGAATTGCACAGAGCGAATTGCTAAGTGGTACAAAATCAACAGGTGTCGATGTGCAAGTTATTTCCCATAGAAGACAAAGAAATGCCGTCTGGTTTGGAGGATCTTTACTTGCACAAACTGCCGAGTTCAAGAGTCACTGCCACAATAAGAGAGATTACGAAGAATACGGCCCGGCGATCGTTAGGAACTTCAGCCTGTTCAACATGGTATAG